The nucleotide sequence CATGCAGCGGTGTTGATGATCGGGTCATCACTACTTCTGCGCAGGGGCTCGGTTATTGCATGTTGTAATAGCCTTACAGCGCTTGGTCTTTCCCGCAGCTTAGGGGCGGGTCTTCAAAGGATGGATGAGCAATATGAAAACGGTCTTTACCACGGGCGAAGCCGCAAAGATTTGCAAAGTGAGTCAACAAACGATTATTCGCTGTTTTGATTCAGGCCAATTAAAGGGATTTCGGGTACCCGGCTCTCGCTTTCGTAGAATTCCGCGCGACGTGTTGTTTAAGTTTATGAAAGACAACGGAATTCCGACTGATGCCCTGGAAAGTGGAAAGCGTAAAGCTTTAATCGTGGATGACGATGAAGAGTTGGTAGAATTGATTCGCGACGTACTGGAAGCGGATTCCCGCTTCGAAATTCGCGTAGCAAATAACGGCTTTGACGCCGGGATGATGGTGAAAGAATATCATCCGGACATCATTATTCTGGATGTCATGCTGCCTGATATTAATGGTAAGGAAGTCTGCCAGCGGGTTCGCAGTGATTCCTCGATGGACGATGTCAAAATTATCTGCATCAGTGGTATGGTTGAAGCAGACAAGATTGACGATCTGAAAGCCGCCGGTGCAAATGACTTTATGCAAAAGCCGTTTGAAGTAGAGCAGTTAGCCGATCGCGTCTGTACGCTTCTGAATCTGGAATCTGTTCATACTGCCGGCTGATTTCAGAGTCAGGTGAAATATCAGTAACATGACGATCGGATTGCGCTTCCGATCGTCGTGGCTACTGTTAAATGGAGCGTCTGATGGCGAGCGAAACCGGTGGAGTGAGCCTTGGCCTGCCGGATGTTTTTTACCGACGACTGTTTTCATTAATCCCGATTGAATCTCTGGATTCTGTGCTGGGAGAACTGGCAGCCGTCTGGTGTGAAGCCACCGCTGCAAAAGCCGCTTATCTGGTTCAGTTCGATCAGGAATCCCTGGAATTAACCGCCGGGTTGTTTCGTCGGTCCCAGGCGGAAGCAGACTGTTTCACGCAGGCGTCGATTCGGATTGATCAGAGTCGCTCCCTTACCGAACAGGCTCGTTCCATTGCAGAGCAGGGGCGACCTTTTTCCCTGATCTCCAGTAGTTCCTTTCATTATATCGCGATCCCCTGTGCGCAGATTTCTCTGGCGGGTGTGTTTCTGTTTTCGAATCAGAGTTCGAATGATTTGCTTGCGCTGAGTTCTGAACTAACAGAAATCAGCCGTCGACTTCTCACTCAGGCATGGGAAACAGGGAATCGACAAGACTCTCAACACGATGACTGTCATACCTGCCAGACTGAAGTGGAACAGGGGAAAACTATCAGGCAGCGAGTTTTACCGAGCACCGACAAGCTGGAAGCGATGGCCGAATTTGCTGCAGGTGCCGGGCATGAGATTAATAATCCGGTCGCCACGATTGCCGGGCGGGTACAGATGCTGCTGAAACAGGAGACCGATCCGGAACGTCGACAGTCGCTGGCGACGATTGGCGGGCAGGCATATCGAATCCGGGACATGATCGGCGATGCCATGCTGTTTGGCCGACCGCCTGCTCCCCGACCGACAGCGGTCAATCTTTCTAAAACGATCAATGACGTTCAACATAGCCTGCATGAGGCGATCCAGGATTCGGGTGTTCTGTTGACCGTTGATCTCCCAGGAGTGCCCTGCCTCCGGGCGGATGAAACACAGTTAAAAGTTGTGATCAGTAATCTGATGTTGAACTGCCTGAATGTGCTGGAACCGGGCGGACAGATATGTATTTCTGCGAAAGAAAAAATCGTGGATGCGGTTCCGATGGTGCATTTAGAAATTACAGATGATGGTCCAGGCCTGTCAGAGCAGGAGCAGGAGCACCTGTTTGACCCATTCTACTCAGCCAGGCAGGCGGGGCGCGGGCTCGGCTTTGGCCTTTCCAAATGCTGGCGAATTGTAGAACTGCATGGAGGTCAAATTGAGGCTGAGACCTGTCAGGAACGTGGTGTGACGTTCCATCTGTTCTGGCCACTTGATGAGACAGAGAATTAGCTGGCGACCGGATTCGTGAAAGTGTTCGCTTTCTGAAATCATCGCTTGCAGATCAGACGGGGATCGGTTTCAATATACCGAGCAGGACGTTCACTGGATGGCGTGATAAAAATTTTGCAATCCGCCGAACCAATCTATTTTTGATTAAGCAGCCTGAGGGACGATGGCGGCGATTCATTCATTGCTGATTATTTTAACCAGTTTTCTGGCACAGACCGATCAGATTACGGATGTGCCCCTCAAGCAGGAACCTGCCCGCTACGAGATTGAAGCGCCCCCGATTGCCGTGATTGGTATTCCCGTTGGTCAGGTTACGTTGCGTGCTCTCAAACTGGATGGAACTCTCGATACGGAATTCTCGGGGCATCCCAAACAGATTATTGGCCTGGAATTATGGGTTAGAGACGTTGATACGGCATTGCCTCCATTTGAAAACGGGGTACTCGAACTCAAAACGGATCTGGCACAAAATCAGAAGGTCTTCATTACTGCGGATACAATTGTTGTTGATCCTGACATTCGGGGCACCGCTACAGTCGTGGTATACCGTATCTCACGCTGGTTAAGTCTGCTGCCTCCCATTATCGCTGTCATACTCGCGATCTGGTTTCGAAATATCATTCTGGCCTTACTGGTCAGCATCTGGCTCGGTGCAGTCATATTAGCCCATGGGAATCTGTTTCTGGGTTTCGTGCATACTCTGGATACGTTCGTGATTCATGAGATTGTCGAGCCGGGTAGCAGCAGCTATTCCCATATGATGATCATTCTGTTTACGATGTTTCTGGGGGCGATGGTCGGAGTGATGTCGGCCGGCGGGGGAACTGCTGCGCTGGTCAACCGTCTCTCGCGTTATTCAACAAAGCGTGAGCACAGTCAGTTAATGACCTGGTTCCTGGGGCTGGTCGTGTTTTTTGATGACTATGCCAACTCACTGCTGGTAGGAACTTCCATGCGTCCCTTTACTGACCGCATGAAAGTTTCGCGCGAGAAGCTGGCATTTCTGGTGGATTCCACGGCGGCTCCGGTATCCGGGATCGCGATCATC is from Gimesia maris and encodes:
- a CDS encoding response regulator, which encodes MKTVFTTGEAAKICKVSQQTIIRCFDSGQLKGFRVPGSRFRRIPRDVLFKFMKDNGIPTDALESGKRKALIVDDDEELVELIRDVLEADSRFEIRVANNGFDAGMMVKEYHPDIIILDVMLPDINGKEVCQRVRSDSSMDDVKIICISGMVEADKIDDLKAAGANDFMQKPFEVEQLADRVCTLLNLESVHTAG
- a CDS encoding sensor histidine kinase translates to MASETGGVSLGLPDVFYRRLFSLIPIESLDSVLGELAAVWCEATAAKAAYLVQFDQESLELTAGLFRRSQAEADCFTQASIRIDQSRSLTEQARSIAEQGRPFSLISSSSFHYIAIPCAQISLAGVFLFSNQSSNDLLALSSELTEISRRLLTQAWETGNRQDSQHDDCHTCQTEVEQGKTIRQRVLPSTDKLEAMAEFAAGAGHEINNPVATIAGRVQMLLKQETDPERRQSLATIGGQAYRIRDMIGDAMLFGRPPAPRPTAVNLSKTINDVQHSLHEAIQDSGVLLTVDLPGVPCLRADETQLKVVISNLMLNCLNVLEPGGQICISAKEKIVDAVPMVHLEITDDGPGLSEQEQEHLFDPFYSARQAGRGLGFGLSKCWRIVELHGGQIEAETCQERGVTFHLFWPLDETEN